From a single Bradyrhizobium sediminis genomic region:
- the msrA gene encoding peptide-methionine (S)-S-oxide reductase MsrA codes for MFFTRKTTALPSAAEALPGRSQPIPTARSHFVNGRQLQPPYPAGLEQAVFGLGCFWGAERKFWELGDGIYTTAVGYAGGHTPNPGYEEVCSGRTGHTEAVLVVFDPNKISYEQLLKTFWESHNPTQGMRQGNDVGTQYRSAVYTFGDAQRKAVDASKAAYQKALTAKGLGAITTEIAPAGAFYFAEDYHQQYLAKNPAGYCGLGGTGVSCPIGAGVSA; via the coding sequence ATGTTTTTCACGCGCAAGACCACAGCACTGCCGAGCGCAGCCGAGGCGCTGCCCGGCCGTTCGCAGCCGATCCCCACGGCCAGGAGCCATTTCGTCAATGGCCGCCAGCTGCAGCCGCCTTACCCCGCAGGACTGGAGCAGGCGGTGTTCGGGCTTGGCTGCTTCTGGGGTGCGGAGCGCAAGTTCTGGGAACTCGGCGATGGCATCTACACCACGGCCGTCGGCTATGCCGGCGGGCATACCCCAAACCCCGGCTATGAGGAGGTTTGCTCGGGCCGCACCGGTCATACCGAAGCGGTGCTGGTGGTGTTCGATCCGAACAAGATTTCGTACGAGCAGCTCCTGAAGACGTTTTGGGAAAGCCATAACCCGACCCAGGGCATGCGTCAGGGCAATGACGTCGGCACCCAGTATCGTTCCGCGGTCTACACCTTCGGCGACGCGCAGCGCAAAGCCGTCGATGCGTCGAAGGCGGCCTACCAGAAGGCGTTGACGGCAAAGGGCCTCGGCGCCATCACCACCGAGATCGCACCTGCAGGCGCATTCTATTTCGCCGAGGACTATCATCAGCAATATCTGGCCAAGAATCCGGCCGGCTATTGCGGGCTTGGCGGCACCGGCGTGTCGTGTCCGATCGGTGCCGGCGTCAGCGCCTGA